One Streptomyces sp. RPA4-2 genomic window carries:
- a CDS encoding GlxA family transcriptional regulator: MNHKRAGTDSLLVTIFVFPGVRLLDVTGPIEVFTSANDFGAQYRLNMVSVDGNEVTTSAGTRLGVDMAVADAQGVSDVLVVPGGPAWDRMIKDDALLDIVRGLDANSRCTASVCTGAFLLAAAGLLDGRSAATHWRHSRQLALRFPAVEVKPDAIFVRDGKVMTSAGVTAGIDLSLALVEEHYGAEVARAVAKDLVVFMQRPGGQSQFSVRARAAHTRQDMLRRVLDAVAEDPAANHTLSAMARRAGVSSRHVARLFCEELGMTPARYVEQVRLEAAQVMLECGDDPMAVIARRTGFGSPESLRRAFVRNLKVTPGVFRARFHTTGVADADAGAPAGPRADG; encoded by the coding sequence ATGAACCACAAGCGTGCCGGAACCGACTCGCTCCTCGTGACGATCTTCGTCTTTCCCGGCGTCCGGCTGCTGGATGTGACCGGTCCGATCGAGGTGTTCACCTCGGCGAACGACTTCGGCGCGCAGTACCGGTTGAACATGGTCTCGGTCGACGGGAACGAGGTGACGACGTCGGCGGGAACCCGTCTCGGCGTCGACATGGCCGTGGCGGACGCGCAGGGGGTCAGTGACGTCCTGGTGGTTCCCGGCGGCCCGGCCTGGGATCGGATGATCAAGGACGACGCGCTGCTGGACATCGTGCGGGGACTCGACGCGAACTCGCGCTGCACGGCTTCCGTCTGTACCGGCGCCTTCCTGCTGGCCGCCGCCGGTCTTCTGGACGGCCGCAGCGCGGCCACCCACTGGCGCCACTCGCGGCAGTTGGCCCTGCGCTTCCCCGCCGTCGAGGTCAAGCCGGACGCGATCTTCGTGCGGGACGGCAAGGTGATGACCTCGGCCGGAGTCACCGCGGGCATCGACCTGTCGTTGGCTCTCGTGGAGGAGCACTACGGGGCCGAAGTGGCCCGCGCGGTGGCCAAGGACCTGGTGGTCTTCATGCAAAGGCCCGGCGGACAGTCCCAGTTCAGTGTGCGTGCCCGCGCCGCGCACACCCGCCAGGACATGCTCCGCCGGGTGCTGGACGCCGTGGCGGAGGACCCCGCCGCCAACCACACGCTGTCCGCCATGGCGCGCCGTGCAGGCGTCAGCTCCCGTCATGTGGCCCGGCTCTTCTGTGAAGAGCTGGGCATGACACCGGCCCGCTACGTGGAGCAGGTCCGGCTGGAGGCGGCGCAGGTGATGCTGGAGTGCGGTGACGATCCCATGGCGGTGATCGCCCGTCGTACGGGGTTCGGTTCGCCCGAGTCGCTGCGCAGGGCGTTCGTACGGAATCTCAAGGTGACTCCGGGTGTGTTCCGGGCCCGGTTCCACACCACCGGAGTGGCCGATGCGGATGCGGGTGCGCCCGCGGGACCGAGGGCCGACGGCTGA
- a CDS encoding DUF6884 domain-containing protein encodes MTPNEHTDGVAPELIVIPCGARKLDHRARAADMYIGSYHRACRRAAEALRPDRLVILSARYGLLGLDDEIDPYDTAHGAADAVTARLLREQAAERGITDLDPVVVLGGARHVTLAKAVWPHALTPLSGTRGMGEQVARLAAMARSAG; translated from the coding sequence ATGACTCCGAACGAACACACCGACGGCGTCGCCCCGGAACTGATCGTCATCCCCTGTGGAGCGCGCAAACTGGACCACCGCGCGCGGGCGGCGGACATGTACATCGGCTCCTACCACCGCGCGTGCCGAAGGGCCGCCGAGGCACTCCGGCCGGATCGGCTCGTCATCCTCTCCGCCCGCTACGGTCTGCTCGGCCTCGACGACGAGATCGACCCCTACGACACGGCACACGGCGCCGCCGACGCGGTGACCGCCCGTCTGCTGCGGGAGCAGGCGGCGGAGCGCGGCATCACGGACCTCGACCCCGTCGTGGTGCTCGGCGGTGCCCGTCACGTCACGCTCGCCAAGGCCGTGTGGCCGCACGCCCTGACCCCGCTGAGCGGAACGCGCGGCATGGGCGAGCAGGTGGCGCGACTCGCGGCGATGGCGCGCTCGGCGGGCTGA
- a CDS encoding TDT family transporter, translated as MTPHPSSARAVPIEGDAAPGVPLPARPRLPTANATGRPLFGPSWFAAVMGTGIVANAVVTLPRSLPGLRTAATVVWSGAGLLLVVLAVGYVRQRALRLHAADPTQSQFFGAPAVALLTVGAGALQLGGPAIGERAALDVDLTLWSLGTVLGLATAATVPYLMVTRHRFAPDAAFGGWLMPVVPPLVSATTGALLVPHMPAGQLRLALVLGCYAMFGLGLVAALLVLAMVYSRLVHHDAPTGAMVPTVWIGLGALGQIVTGLGALATAAPGALPTPYVHGTAVLALLGGVGVWGFAMLWLALAAALTVREFRAGLPFAPTWWSFIFPLGACVTGTSALAARTGSQVFVWAAVVLYALLVAAWVVVAYRSLRHAGAHTGGLRGRG; from the coding sequence GTGACACCCCACCCCAGCAGTGCCCGAGCCGTCCCGATCGAGGGCGATGCGGCCCCGGGAGTTCCGCTTCCAGCCCGTCCACGGCTGCCCACGGCGAACGCGACAGGCCGTCCGCTGTTCGGCCCCAGTTGGTTCGCGGCGGTCATGGGCACCGGCATCGTCGCGAACGCGGTGGTCACCCTCCCGCGGAGCCTGCCCGGTCTGCGGACCGCCGCCACGGTGGTCTGGTCGGGAGCCGGCCTGCTGCTCGTCGTACTGGCGGTCGGCTATGTACGTCAGCGGGCACTGCGGCTGCACGCCGCCGATCCGACGCAGTCCCAGTTCTTCGGCGCGCCTGCCGTGGCCCTCCTGACGGTCGGCGCCGGGGCGCTGCAGCTCGGCGGGCCGGCGATCGGGGAACGGGCCGCGCTGGACGTGGACTTGACGCTGTGGTCGCTCGGAACCGTACTCGGTCTCGCCACGGCCGCCACGGTGCCGTATCTGATGGTCACCCGGCACCGGTTCGCGCCGGACGCGGCGTTCGGCGGCTGGCTGATGCCGGTGGTACCGCCGCTGGTCTCCGCCACGACGGGCGCGCTGCTCGTCCCGCACATGCCCGCCGGGCAGCTGCGGCTGGCCCTGGTGCTGGGCTGCTACGCGATGTTCGGGCTGGGACTGGTGGCCGCGCTGCTGGTACTGGCCATGGTCTACAGCCGCCTGGTGCACCATGACGCGCCGACCGGTGCGATGGTGCCCACGGTGTGGATCGGACTGGGCGCGCTGGGGCAGATCGTGACGGGGCTGGGCGCGCTGGCCACGGCCGCTCCGGGCGCGCTGCCCACACCGTACGTGCACGGCACGGCAGTTCTCGCGCTGCTGGGCGGAGTCGGGGTGTGGGGCTTCGCCATGCTGTGGCTGGCACTCGCCGCGGCGCTGACCGTACGGGAGTTCAGGGCGGGGCTGCCCTTCGCGCCCACCTGGTGGTCTTTCATCTTCCCCCTCGGCGCCTGTGTCACCGGCACCTCGGCCCTCGCGGCCCGCACCGGCTCCCAGGTGTTCGTCTGGGCCGCCGTCGTCCTCTACGCGCTGCTCGTCGCGGCCTGGGTCGTGGTGGCCTACCGCTCACTGCGGCACGCCGGTGCGCATACGGGTGGGTTGCGGGGGCGGGGGTAG
- a CDS encoding metallophosphoesterase family protein, translating to MSEEPKQTRISRRNALGLFGATVSGAAAGPLVLDAGTAEAMPGKSEVTGLTTGSATTPVQGLHLTFGADPRSQMVVSWVTDAAVKNPRVVYGTLSGGFGSTVHATTKTYVDGTSGRTVWVHHALISKLKADTDYLYAAQHDGATPDAGTFHTAPSGRAPFTFTSFGDQGAPSVTWKTGANPADASGRDFEPNATPAAADIVTGIEKVGPLFHLLNGDLCYANTGPDRIRVWRDFLANNSRSARFRPWMPAAGNHEIELGNGKLGLDAYQTYFELPSTETQPELDNLWYSFTVGSVKVISLQNDDIALQEGGDIYINGYSGGRQLAWLEKELKSARASKDIDWIVICMHQVMISSATAANGPDVALRAAYGPLFDKYGVDLVVCGHEHDYERSLAVRGVVPGSVTLTPNPSQTALDVIDSAHGTTHMVLGGGGVSGITNNSFTTDDADGHGHHSAYVQMEHVGKFNSVKEKETAVWIGVRDAEHPYGFAEFAVDPGRHPGDMTRIHVTYYNIITPTGELSVFEKFTLQRRRSDGGHGRH from the coding sequence ATGTCCGAAGAACCCAAGCAAACCAGAATCTCTCGTCGCAACGCGCTCGGCCTGTTCGGCGCGACAGTGTCCGGCGCCGCCGCCGGGCCACTGGTCCTCGACGCCGGAACCGCCGAGGCGATGCCGGGGAAGTCGGAGGTCACCGGTCTCACCACCGGCTCGGCCACCACCCCCGTCCAGGGCCTGCACCTGACCTTCGGCGCCGACCCACGCAGCCAGATGGTCGTCTCGTGGGTCACCGACGCGGCCGTCAAGAACCCTCGGGTCGTTTACGGCACGCTGAGTGGCGGCTTCGGCTCCACAGTGCACGCGACGACGAAGACCTACGTGGACGGCACCTCAGGGCGGACCGTCTGGGTCCATCACGCGCTGATCAGCAAGCTCAAGGCCGACACCGACTACCTGTACGCGGCCCAGCACGACGGTGCCACCCCCGACGCCGGCACCTTCCACACGGCGCCGTCCGGCCGAGCCCCGTTCACCTTCACCAGCTTCGGCGACCAGGGTGCGCCCAGTGTGACGTGGAAGACCGGAGCGAACCCGGCCGACGCCTCGGGCCGGGACTTCGAGCCCAACGCCACGCCCGCCGCTGCCGACATCGTCACCGGCATCGAGAAGGTCGGCCCGCTGTTCCACCTCCTCAACGGTGACCTCTGCTACGCCAACACCGGGCCCGACCGCATCCGTGTCTGGCGCGACTTCCTGGCCAACAACAGCCGCTCAGCACGGTTCCGTCCGTGGATGCCGGCCGCGGGCAACCATGAGATCGAGCTGGGCAACGGCAAGCTCGGTCTCGACGCGTACCAGACGTACTTCGAGCTGCCCTCGACCGAGACCCAGCCCGAACTCGACAACCTCTGGTACTCCTTCACGGTCGGCTCGGTGAAGGTGATCTCCCTGCAGAACGACGACATCGCCCTGCAGGAGGGCGGCGACATCTACATCAACGGCTACTCCGGCGGTCGGCAGCTCGCCTGGCTGGAGAAGGAGCTCAAGTCGGCACGGGCTTCGAAGGACATCGACTGGATCGTCATCTGCATGCACCAGGTGATGATCAGCTCGGCGACCGCCGCGAACGGCCCCGATGTCGCGCTGCGCGCGGCGTACGGCCCGCTGTTCGACAAGTACGGCGTCGACCTGGTGGTCTGTGGTCACGAGCACGACTACGAGCGCTCGTTGGCGGTGCGTGGCGTCGTCCCCGGCAGCGTCACCCTCACACCCAACCCGAGTCAGACCGCACTCGACGTGATCGACAGCGCGCACGGCACGACGCACATGGTCCTCGGCGGTGGCGGCGTGTCCGGCATCACCAACAACAGCTTCACCACCGACGACGCCGACGGTCACGGGCATCACTCGGCATACGTCCAGATGGAGCACGTCGGCAAGTTCAACTCGGTCAAGGAGAAGGAGACGGCGGTTTGGATCGGCGTCCGCGACGCGGAGCATCCTTACGGCTTCGCCGAGTTCGCCGTCGACCCGGGCCGTCACCCCGGTGACATGACCCGCATCCACGTCACCTACTACAACATCATCACGCCCACAGGTGAGCTGTCGGTCTTCGAGAAGTTCACGCTCCAACGCCGTCGTAGTGACGGCGGCCACGGCCGGCACTGA
- a CDS encoding SHOCT domain-containing protein: MPGLLRGVARTAVVAGTATAVSNRVSRRQQGRWAQQAPSRPAAPSLVATPPLPPSAPLTDDMNDKIDQLKRLGELKAQGVLTEAEFADQKRRILSD, translated from the coding sequence ATGCCAGGTCTCCTCCGCGGAGTCGCCCGCACAGCCGTGGTGGCGGGCACGGCGACGGCCGTGTCGAACCGCGTCTCGCGCCGCCAGCAGGGCCGGTGGGCCCAGCAGGCCCCTTCGCGACCCGCCGCCCCGTCCCTCGTCGCCACTCCCCCGCTCCCTCCGTCGGCCCCCCTGACCGACGACATGAACGACAAGATCGACCAACTGAAGCGACTCGGCGAGCTCAAGGCCCAGGGCGTGCTCACCGAGGCCGAGTTCGCGGACCAGAAGCGCAGGATCCTGAGCGACTGA
- a CDS encoding SDR family oxidoreductase, whose translation MESSGSDGRPPFAHQLLKGQKALVTGANSGIGKATAIGLGRVGADVVVNYVAGRDAAEEVVREIESFGVRAYAHEADVSQEDQVVDMVSHMVGEFGTIDVMVANAGLQRDAAVTDMTMEQWQKVLDVNLTGQFLCAREAAKEFMRRGVVPEVSRSAGKIVCMSSVHQIIPWSGHVNYASSKGGVQMLMATLAQELAPYRIRVNAVAPGAIRTPINRSAWDTPEAEADLLRLIPYRRVGDPEDIANVVAVLASDLFDYVVGSTVYVDGGMTLFPGFATGG comes from the coding sequence GTGGAAAGCAGCGGCAGTGACGGTCGCCCGCCCTTCGCCCACCAGCTCCTCAAAGGGCAGAAGGCGCTGGTGACGGGCGCCAACTCCGGTATCGGAAAAGCCACGGCGATCGGCCTCGGGCGGGTGGGCGCCGACGTGGTGGTGAACTACGTGGCAGGGCGGGACGCCGCGGAGGAGGTGGTGCGCGAGATCGAGTCCTTCGGTGTCCGCGCCTACGCGCACGAGGCGGACGTGTCCCAGGAGGACCAGGTCGTCGACATGGTGTCGCACATGGTCGGGGAGTTCGGGACCATCGACGTCATGGTCGCGAACGCGGGACTCCAGCGCGATGCCGCCGTCACCGACATGACCATGGAGCAGTGGCAGAAGGTGCTGGACGTCAATCTGACCGGACAGTTCCTCTGTGCCCGCGAGGCGGCCAAGGAGTTCATGCGCCGGGGCGTCGTCCCGGAGGTGTCCCGCTCCGCCGGGAAGATCGTCTGCATGAGCTCGGTCCACCAGATCATTCCGTGGTCGGGCCACGTGAACTACGCGTCCTCGAAGGGCGGGGTGCAGATGCTCATGGCGACCCTCGCGCAGGAGCTCGCCCCGTACCGGATCCGGGTGAACGCCGTTGCCCCGGGAGCGATCCGCACCCCCATCAACCGCAGCGCCTGGGACACCCCCGAGGCCGAGGCCGACCTGCTCCGGCTCATCCCCTACCGCCGCGTCGGCGACCCGGAGGACATCGCGAACGTCGTGGCCGTGCTGGCCTCCGACCTCTTCGACTACGTCGTGGGTTCCACGGTCTACGTGGACGGCGGAATGACCCTGTTCCCCGGATTCGCCACGGGCGGCTGA
- a CDS encoding gluconokinase: protein MTGPGARRRPPIVVVLGVSGSGKSTVGKAVAEELRVPFVEGDDAHPAANIAKMAAGHPLDDTDRAPWLRSLAARVRRSAEAGEGLVIACSALKRAYRDELRAAAGPGLWCLHLALDRDTARDRVARRTGHFIPARLVDSQFETLEPLEADEPGLTVDATAALAANVALVSAAVGHFTDRTAD, encoded by the coding sequence GTGACCGGGCCCGGAGCCCGCAGGCGGCCGCCGATCGTCGTGGTGCTGGGGGTGTCGGGTTCCGGGAAGTCCACCGTCGGCAAGGCGGTCGCGGAGGAGTTGCGCGTGCCGTTCGTCGAGGGCGACGACGCCCATCCCGCCGCGAACATCGCGAAGATGGCCGCCGGCCACCCGCTGGACGACACCGACCGCGCGCCCTGGCTGCGGAGCCTCGCCGCGCGCGTCCGTCGGTCGGCCGAGGCCGGGGAGGGGCTGGTCATCGCCTGTTCGGCGCTCAAGCGCGCATACCGCGACGAACTCCGGGCGGCCGCCGGCCCCGGGCTCTGGTGTCTCCACCTCGCTCTGGACCGGGACACCGCACGGGACCGTGTGGCACGGCGTACCGGTCACTTCATTCCCGCCCGGCTGGTCGACTCCCAGTTCGAGACGCTGGAGCCGCTGGAAGCGGACGAGCCGGGCCTGACCGTCGACGCCACCGCGGCCCTTGCGGCGAACGTCGCCCTGGTGTCGGCCGCCGTCGGGCACTTCACGGACCGAACGGCCGACTGA
- a CDS encoding DUF6325 family protein: MGPIDYVVVEFPGSRMTGEGFPLLVDLVDRGLIRILDLMFVRKEDDGSVTGLEIADLTGDGALDLAVFEGVSSGLLDEDDIEEAGHALEPGNSAGILVYENLWAAPFATALRRGGAQMVASGRIPMPDVLAALDATDSARPARA; encoded by the coding sequence ATGGGGCCGATCGACTACGTGGTCGTCGAGTTCCCCGGCAGCCGCATGACCGGTGAGGGGTTTCCGCTGCTCGTCGATCTGGTGGACCGCGGCCTCATCCGAATCCTCGATCTGATGTTCGTCAGAAAGGAGGACGACGGATCGGTGACCGGCTTGGAGATCGCCGATCTCACCGGTGACGGGGCTCTGGACCTCGCCGTCTTCGAAGGCGTGTCCTCCGGGCTGCTGGACGAGGACGACATCGAGGAGGCGGGCCACGCCCTGGAACCGGGCAACTCCGCCGGCATCCTGGTCTACGAGAACCTGTGGGCCGCGCCCTTCGCCACCGCCCTGCGCCGCGGCGGCGCGCAGATGGTGGCCTCCGGACGGATCCCGATGCCGGACGTCCTGGCCGCGCTGGACGCGACCGACAGCGCTCGGCCGGCGAGGGCTTAG
- a CDS encoding cyclase family protein has translation MRTSDELSEAEFRSLHRHLRAVAPGASTPRGSLDTITEEQVLAAVAEVRSGRTISLAAPVEIRTEPDDADPAEHRLTAPPDGKPAPSGLDFARDRFAMNVHGDVDSHLDALCHVIYDGTLHGGIPATDALSPDGSSALSVELARDGIVGRGVLLDIPRLYGLSWLEPGANVTCDDLIAAEARQGIRVRRGDIVLVRVGHRRRREELGPWDVARARAGLHPTALEFLASRQVAVLGSDGNNDTAPSTVQGVAFPVHVLAVHAMGMHLLDYLRFEDLAPICAREGRWTFLCVIAPLRLPEATGSPVNPLAIL, from the coding sequence ATGCGGACGTCCGACGAGCTCAGCGAGGCCGAATTCCGGTCGCTCCACCGACACCTGCGCGCCGTGGCCCCCGGCGCCTCCACACCCCGGGGCTCCCTGGACACGATCACCGAGGAGCAGGTACTGGCGGCGGTCGCCGAGGTGCGGTCGGGACGTACGATCTCGCTCGCCGCCCCCGTGGAGATTCGTACCGAACCCGACGACGCCGATCCGGCCGAGCACCGGCTCACCGCTCCGCCCGACGGCAAACCGGCGCCGAGCGGACTGGACTTCGCGCGCGACCGCTTCGCCATGAACGTCCACGGCGATGTGGACAGCCACCTCGACGCGCTGTGCCACGTCATCTACGACGGCACCCTGCACGGCGGCATACCCGCGACGGACGCGCTGTCGCCGGACGGATCGAGCGCCCTGTCCGTCGAACTGGCCCGCGACGGCATCGTCGGACGCGGTGTCCTGCTGGACATCCCCCGGCTGTACGGCCTCTCCTGGCTCGAACCCGGAGCGAACGTGACCTGCGACGACCTCATCGCCGCCGAGGCACGACAGGGGATACGGGTGCGCCGGGGCGACATCGTCCTCGTACGGGTCGGCCACCGCAGGCGCCGTGAGGAGCTGGGCCCGTGGGACGTGGCCCGCGCCCGTGCCGGACTGCACCCGACGGCCCTGGAGTTCCTGGCCTCGCGGCAGGTGGCCGTCCTCGGCAGCGACGGCAACAACGACACCGCCCCCAGCACGGTCCAGGGGGTCGCGTTCCCGGTGCATGTGCTCGCCGTCCACGCGATGGGGATGCATCTCCTCGACTATCTGCGGTTCGAGGACCTCGCGCCGATCTGCGCGCGGGAGGGCCGCTGGACGTTCCTCTGCGTGATCGCCCCCCTGCGGCTGCCCGAGGCGACCGGTTCACCCGTCAATCCGCTCGCCATCCTGTGA
- a CDS encoding YhjD/YihY/BrkB family envelope integrity protein encodes MREGRGSGSPTGGGTSGRRGRAEGLGPRLLRLRQAAETRFPVIIRVTSHLIAVNLLDSATRLAAQAFLTAVPLLFMVAAFAPQSVREQILASLEDVLGINGVADQQLKKVFDADPGSLRQSTGVVSGLMVLISATACSRAMQRLCQRAWRKPSAGTRIAAWRWPVWIAAWLAMLILQGPLRDGFGVGFWLGLPLLLVTEVGVWWWTQHLLLAARVPWAPLLPGALLTGAAVTALTLTAKLYVPAALNRSLDKYGSLGAVFTLLSWLISLCVVVAVGITAGAVIAREPAVSRHLGSPE; translated from the coding sequence ATGCGCGAAGGCAGAGGATCCGGCTCGCCGACGGGCGGCGGGACGAGCGGCCGGCGTGGACGGGCGGAGGGTCTCGGGCCGCGGCTGCTGCGGCTGCGACAGGCCGCCGAGACGCGGTTCCCGGTGATCATCCGCGTCACCTCCCACCTGATCGCGGTCAATCTGCTCGACTCCGCGACGCGGTTGGCGGCCCAGGCCTTCCTGACCGCCGTCCCGCTGCTCTTCATGGTCGCCGCGTTCGCCCCGCAGTCGGTGCGCGAACAGATCCTCGCCTCCCTGGAGGACGTCCTCGGCATCAACGGTGTCGCCGACCAGCAGTTGAAAAAGGTGTTCGACGCCGACCCCGGAAGCCTGCGGCAGAGCACCGGCGTCGTGAGCGGGCTGATGGTGCTGATCTCCGCCACCGCGTGCAGCCGAGCCATGCAGCGGCTGTGCCAGCGGGCCTGGCGGAAGCCGAGCGCCGGCACCAGGATCGCGGCCTGGAGATGGCCCGTGTGGATCGCCGCCTGGCTGGCCATGCTGATTCTGCAGGGCCCCCTGCGGGACGGATTCGGCGTGGGGTTCTGGCTCGGACTCCCGCTGCTGCTGGTCACCGAGGTGGGCGTGTGGTGGTGGACCCAGCACCTGCTGCTGGCCGCACGCGTCCCCTGGGCCCCGCTGCTGCCCGGCGCGCTCCTCACGGGCGCCGCCGTCACCGCGCTGACGCTGACCGCCAAGCTGTACGTGCCCGCGGCGCTCAACCGCAGCCTGGACAAGTACGGGTCGCTGGGCGCCGTCTTCACCCTGCTGTCGTGGCTGATCTCGCTCTGCGTCGTCGTGGCCGTCGGTATCACCGCCGGAGCGGTGATCGCCCGGGAACCCGCCGTGTCCCGGCACCTCGGCTCACCCGAGTAG
- a CDS encoding GMC oxidoreductase — protein sequence MTDTHYDVIVVGTGAGGGTLAHRLAPTGKSILLLERGGYLPRERDNWDSTAVFVKGKYRAPEFWFDKHGDPFPPEVNYYVGGNTKFFGAALFRLRPEDFGELRHHDGVSPAWPLRYDELEPYYTQAEHLYRVHGRHGEDPTEGAAGAQYAYPPVQHEPRIQRLSDDLEKQGLHPFHLPIGVDLTQDERGGAAHGSACIRCDRVDGFPCLLGAKSDAQVICVDPALAHANVELVTHADVRRLETDPGGRSVTKVVAAMGDGSTAEFRADIVVVACGAVNSAVLLLRSAGDRHPRGLANSSDVVGRHYMRHNNLALMAISREPNDTTFQKTLALNDWYLGSDDWDHPLGGIQMLGKSDSAQIHGEAPRWAGAVTPDMPFEVIAHHAVDFWLCGEDLPAAANRVTLDRDGGIHLALDEKNNIAGLQRLRHKLQGMLGHLGMYEHHLLSHSIYLHKGMPIGATAHQAGTVRFGTDPRASALDVHCKAHDLDNLYVVDTSFFPSIGAVNPSLTAIANALRVGDHIAERLR from the coding sequence ATGACCGATACGCACTACGACGTCATTGTTGTCGGAACCGGCGCGGGCGGAGGCACCCTCGCCCACCGATTGGCGCCCACCGGGAAAAGCATCCTCCTTCTCGAAAGGGGCGGCTATCTTCCCCGCGAACGCGACAACTGGGATTCCACCGCGGTCTTCGTCAAAGGGAAATACCGGGCTCCGGAGTTCTGGTTCGACAAACACGGGGACCCGTTCCCGCCCGAGGTCAACTACTACGTGGGCGGCAACACCAAGTTCTTCGGCGCCGCGCTCTTCCGGCTGCGCCCCGAGGACTTCGGTGAACTCCGCCACCACGACGGCGTCTCGCCCGCCTGGCCACTGCGCTACGACGAGCTGGAGCCGTACTACACCCAGGCCGAACACCTCTATCGCGTGCACGGCCGGCACGGCGAGGACCCCACGGAGGGCGCGGCAGGCGCCCAGTACGCGTACCCGCCCGTCCAGCACGAGCCGCGGATCCAGCGGCTCAGCGACGACCTGGAGAAGCAGGGGCTGCACCCCTTCCACCTCCCCATCGGGGTCGACCTCACCCAGGACGAACGGGGCGGCGCCGCGCACGGCAGCGCCTGCATCCGCTGCGACCGGGTCGACGGCTTTCCCTGCCTGCTCGGCGCGAAGTCCGACGCCCAGGTCATCTGCGTCGATCCCGCCCTCGCCCACGCCAACGTCGAGCTGGTCACCCACGCGGACGTGCGCCGCCTCGAGACCGACCCGGGCGGCCGGAGCGTCACCAAGGTCGTCGCGGCGATGGGTGACGGATCCACCGCGGAGTTCCGCGCCGACATCGTGGTCGTCGCCTGCGGGGCGGTCAACTCGGCCGTCCTGTTGCTGCGTTCGGCCGGCGACCGGCATCCGCGGGGCCTGGCCAACAGCTCCGACGTGGTCGGCCGGCACTACATGCGGCACAACAACCTGGCCCTGATGGCCATTTCCAGGGAACCGAACGACACCACGTTCCAGAAGACCCTGGCCCTGAACGACTGGTACCTGGGATCCGACGACTGGGACCACCCGCTCGGCGGCATCCAGATGCTCGGCAAGTCCGACTCCGCGCAGATCCACGGCGAGGCACCCCGCTGGGCCGGGGCCGTCACCCCCGACATGCCGTTCGAGGTGATCGCGCATCACGCCGTCGACTTCTGGCTGTGCGGAGAGGACCTGCCCGCCGCCGCCAACCGCGTCACCCTGGACCGGGACGGCGGCATCCACCTCGCCCTCGACGAGAAGAACAACATCGCCGGACTCCAGCGGCTGCGGCACAAACTCCAGGGCATGCTGGGTCACTTGGGGATGTACGAGCACCACCTGCTGTCCCACAGCATCTACCTGCACAAGGGCATGCCCATCGGTGCCACCGCGCACCAGGCGGGCACCGTCCGCTTCGGCACCGACCCCCGCGCCTCGGCCCTCGACGTGCACTGCAAGGCCCACGACCTCGACAACCTCTACGTCGTCGACACGAGCTTCTTCCCGAGCATCGGAGCGGTCAATCCCTCACTGACCGCCATCGCCAACGCCCTGCGCGTCGGCGACCACATCGCGGAGCGACTGCGGTGA